In Gammaproteobacteria bacterium (ex Lamellibrachia satsuma), a single genomic region encodes these proteins:
- the nfo gene encoding deoxyribonuclease IV, whose protein sequence is MKFVGAHVSASGGVQNAPLNAEKIGAKAFALFTKNQRQWKAKPLTDEAVEGFKVNLEQVGIAPEHVLPHDSYLINLGHPETEELEKSRAAFVDEMQRCEQLGLKLLNFHPGATLRKIGEEASLDRVSESINIALEQTKGVTAVIENTAGQGSTLGYRFEQLARIIEGVEDKRRIGVCLDTCHTFVSGYDLRTSDACGQTFDEFERIVGFNYLRGMHLNDSKPDLGARVDRHHSLGQGKIGWDAFSFIMRDPRFDDIPMVLETIDDTIWREEIQALYRFSTE, encoded by the coding sequence ATGAAGTTTGTAGGCGCCCACGTCAGTGCTTCCGGTGGTGTTCAGAACGCCCCGTTGAATGCTGAAAAAATTGGTGCGAAGGCCTTTGCGCTATTCACCAAGAACCAACGTCAATGGAAGGCAAAGCCGCTGACCGATGAGGCGGTAGAGGGTTTCAAAGTGAATCTAGAACAGGTCGGTATCGCCCCGGAACATGTGCTGCCCCACGACAGTTATCTGATCAATCTCGGGCATCCGGAAACCGAGGAGCTGGAGAAATCCCGTGCCGCCTTTGTCGACGAGATGCAGCGCTGTGAACAGCTCGGTCTGAAACTTCTTAACTTCCATCCCGGCGCCACCCTGCGAAAGATCGGTGAGGAGGCGAGTCTCGACCGCGTATCCGAGTCGATAAATATCGCCCTGGAGCAGACGAAAGGGGTGACAGCGGTGATCGAAAACACTGCAGGTCAAGGCTCCACGCTGGGCTACAGGTTTGAGCAGTTGGCCCGAATTATTGAAGGGGTGGAGGACAAACGCAGGATAGGTGTCTGTCTCGATACCTGTCACACATTTGTCTCCGGCTATGATCTGCGGACCAGTGACGCCTGCGGGCAGACCTTCGATGAGTTTGAGCGCATCGTCGGCTTCAACTATCTGCGTGGCATGCACCTCAACGATAGCAAGCCTGATCTGGGGGCCAGAGTGGACCGGCACCATAGTCTCGGCCAGGGAAAGATCGGCTGGGATGCCTTCAGCTTTATTATGCGGGACCCACGTTTTGACGATATTCCCATGGTGCTGGAGACGATCGATGACACAATCTGGCGAGAGGAGATACAGGCGCTCTATCGGTTTTCCACCGAATAG
- the cysZ gene encoding sulfate transporter CysZ, translating to MANNPLSGVGYLLRGLSLISKPGLRRFVLIPLLINILVFSLLVGIGISQFDLLMDHFLPADDSWLSYLRWLLWPIFALALLLIIFYTFTVIANLIAAPFNGLLAEKVELYLGGRLQEESGSIKQVMKDILPALFSELRKILYFLLRAIPLLILFAIPVLNIVAPFLWIAFGAWFLSIEYSDYPMGNHSLLFKDQHKRLKKARFTAMAFGGSVTLLMMVPILNFVAMPAAVAGATVFWKERLEKAAGNA from the coding sequence ATGGCAAACAATCCCCTCTCCGGCGTCGGCTATCTGCTGCGCGGCTTAAGCCTGATAAGCAAACCCGGGCTGAGACGTTTCGTACTCATCCCCCTGCTGATCAATATCCTGGTCTTCAGCCTGCTGGTTGGGATAGGAATCAGCCAGTTCGATCTGCTGATGGATCACTTTCTGCCCGCCGACGACAGCTGGCTCTCCTACCTGCGCTGGCTGCTTTGGCCAATCTTCGCTCTGGCACTGTTGCTAATCATCTTCTACACCTTTACCGTCATCGCCAACCTGATCGCCGCGCCATTCAACGGCCTGCTGGCAGAGAAGGTGGAGCTCTATCTCGGCGGCCGGTTGCAGGAGGAGAGCGGCAGCATCAAACAGGTGATGAAGGATATTCTTCCTGCCCTGTTTTCTGAACTGCGCAAGATACTCTATTTTTTGCTGCGGGCGATCCCACTGCTGATTCTCTTCGCGATCCCGGTGCTCAACATCGTTGCACCCTTTTTATGGATCGCCTTCGGTGCCTGGTTTCTCTCTATCGAGTATAGCGACTACCCGATGGGCAATCACAGCCTGCTCTTCAAGGATCAGCACAAACGTCTGAAAAAGGCCCGTTTTACTGCGATGGCATTTGGTGGCAGCGTCACGCTATTGATGATGGTGCCCATCCTGAATTTTGTCGCAATGCCGGCGGCGGTGGCCGGGGCCACTGTCTTCTGGAAAGAGCGTCTGGAGAAAGCCGCAGGCAACGCTTAG
- the acs gene encoding acetate--CoA ligase, whose amino-acid sequence MADEKVYPVPADFAAQANITAEQYQEMYQRSVDDPEGFWGEQAEEYLTWFSKWDKTLDWSFAEDDLHIEWFKGGKLNVSYNCLDRHLETRGDQTAILWESDDPGVDKKITYSELHADVNKFANVLKSRGVKKGDRVSIYMPMIPEAVVAMLGCTRIGAVHSIVFSAFSPDALKDRILDSDCQCLITADQSIRGGKHLPLKANADAALANCPDVHTSIVVKHGGKAVEWTEGRDVWYHEMLAGADPVCEPEQMDAEDPLFILYTSGSTGKPKGVLHTTGGYLLQAAMTHKTVFDYKDGEVYWCTADIGWVTGHSYIVYGPLTNGAVSLMFEGIPTYPDAGRFWQVCDKHNVASFYTAPTAIRALMACGEDLVKATSRKSLRLLGTVGEPINPEAWEWYNRVVGDNNCPIVDTWWQTETGAHMLTPLPGATPLKPGSATQPFFGVQPVLLDDEGNEIDGNPASGNLAIKHPWPSSMRTLYGDHRRFYETYFQMYPGYYFTGDGARRDEDGYYWITGRVDDVLNVSGHRLGTAEIESALVLHEKVAEAAVVGYPHEITGQGIYAYVTLMGGEAYVEELKAELVALVRKEIGPIAKVNIIQWAPGLPKTRSGKIMRRILRKIAANEIDALGDTSTLADPSVVENLIENRANK is encoded by the coding sequence ATGGCTGATGAGAAGGTCTACCCAGTTCCCGCCGATTTCGCCGCCCAGGCGAATATCACAGCAGAACAGTATCAGGAGATGTACCAACGCTCCGTGGACGACCCCGAGGGCTTCTGGGGCGAGCAGGCTGAAGAGTACCTCACCTGGTTCAGCAAGTGGGACAAGACACTGGACTGGAGCTTCGCGGAAGACGATCTCCACATAGAGTGGTTCAAGGGCGGCAAGCTCAACGTCTCCTACAACTGCCTCGACCGTCATCTGGAGACCCGCGGCGACCAGACTGCCATTCTTTGGGAGTCTGATGATCCCGGAGTCGACAAAAAGATCACCTACAGTGAACTGCATGCCGACGTAAACAAGTTCGCCAATGTGCTCAAATCCCGCGGCGTAAAAAAAGGCGACCGTGTCTCCATCTACATGCCGATGATCCCCGAAGCGGTTGTGGCCATGTTGGGCTGTACTCGCATCGGCGCGGTGCACTCCATCGTCTTCAGCGCCTTCTCTCCTGACGCGTTGAAAGATCGCATCCTCGATTCCGATTGCCAGTGCCTGATCACCGCCGACCAGTCGATCCGTGGCGGTAAGCATCTGCCCCTTAAGGCCAACGCCGACGCAGCCCTGGCCAACTGCCCTGACGTACACACCTCCATCGTCGTAAAGCACGGCGGTAAGGCTGTCGAGTGGACCGAAGGTCGCGACGTCTGGTATCACGAAATGCTGGCGGGGGCCGACCCTGTCTGCGAGCCGGAACAGATGGACGCCGAAGACCCGCTCTTTATCCTCTACACTTCCGGCTCCACCGGCAAACCCAAGGGGGTACTGCACACCACCGGCGGCTACCTTCTGCAGGCGGCAATGACCCACAAAACCGTTTTCGACTACAAGGACGGCGAAGTCTACTGGTGTACCGCCGACATAGGCTGGGTCACCGGCCACAGCTACATCGTCTATGGACCGCTCACCAACGGCGCCGTCAGCCTGATGTTCGAAGGCATCCCCACCTATCCCGACGCCGGCCGCTTCTGGCAAGTCTGCGACAAGCACAACGTGGCCAGCTTCTACACTGCCCCCACTGCCATCCGCGCCCTGATGGCCTGTGGTGAAGACCTCGTGAAAGCCACCAGCCGCAAAAGCCTGCGTCTGCTCGGCACCGTTGGCGAGCCGATCAACCCCGAGGCTTGGGAGTGGTACAATCGTGTGGTGGGCGACAATAACTGCCCCATCGTCGATACCTGGTGGCAGACCGAGACCGGCGCCCACATGCTGACCCCCCTGCCCGGTGCCACCCCGCTGAAACCCGGTTCTGCCACCCAACCCTTCTTCGGTGTACAACCCGTGTTGCTGGATGATGAAGGCAATGAGATCGACGGCAATCCGGCCTCCGGCAACCTGGCGATCAAACACCCATGGCCGTCCTCGATGCGCACGCTGTATGGCGACCATCGACGCTTCTACGAGACCTACTTCCAGATGTACCCCGGCTACTACTTCACCGGCGACGGCGCCCGTCGCGACGAAGACGGCTACTACTGGATTACCGGGCGTGTCGACGACGTACTCAACGTCTCCGGGCACCGCTTGGGCACCGCCGAGATCGAATCGGCACTGGTACTGCATGAGAAGGTCGCAGAAGCCGCCGTGGTGGGTTACCCCCACGAGATCACAGGCCAGGGTATCTACGCTTATGTCACCCTGATGGGCGGAGAAGCGTATGTCGAGGAGCTGAAAGCCGAACTGGTCGCACTGGTACGCAAAGAGATTGGCCCCATCGCCAAGGTCAACATCATCCAGTGGGCGCCCGGTTTGCCCAAGACCCGTTCCGGAAAAATCATGCGCCGTATCCTGCGCAAGATTGCAGCCAATGAGATCGATGCCTTGGGAGATACATCCACACTGGCTGATCCTTCAGTGGTTGAAAACCTGATCGAGAATCGGGCTAACAAGTAA